TATCCAACGCATAAACCGCGCTCACATCCCAGAAATGGGCACGATGCACATCGATCGTCACCTTATCCACGGCTTCTTTAAAATCAAAACATCTAATGAACTTATCGGCAGAATTAAAGAACACCTGCCCTACCACCGAATAAACACGAGTTCCCGTGGCTTCATCGAAACTTTTGCTTACATACATAAATTGGTTGAGCTTAGAAGCCATAAACAAGGCCGCTAATACGACACCAGCGATCACACCAAATGCCAGGTTATGTGTCCAGACCGTAATAATCACCGTAGCCAACATAACAATCGTGGCAGACAATGGATTCGTTCGCATTTCAGGAATCGAACTCCAGCTAAACGTACCAATTGATACCATAATCATAACTGCGACTAAAGCGGCCATCGGCACAACCGATAGGAAGTCAGACAAAAATACCACCATAATCAACAACACCACGCCTGCCGTAAAGGTGGATAAACGTCCACGGCCACCCGATTTTACGTTAATGACAGACTGACCAATCATCGCACAACCGGCCATACCACCAGTAAAGCTAGATGCAATATTTGCCACGCCCTGACCTTTACATTCTCGCTTTTTATCACTATCAGTATCCGTCATTTCATCCAATACTTGCGCCGTCATTAATGACTCCAACAAACCAACTAAAGCAATCGCCACGGCATAGGGCAAAATAATCCATAAAGTCTCGAAATTAAACGGTACATCTGGCAATAAAAATACCGGTAAAGTATCTGGCAACTCACCCATGTCGCCAATCGTACGCACATCAATACCCATCGCGACAACAATCGCGGTTAATACGATAATCACCACCAAAGGCGATGGAATGATCGAACCAATTTTGGGAACATAAGGAAATAAATAAACCAACGCTAAACCAAATGCCGTTAAGGCATAGACGTGCCAGGTGACATTCGTTAACTCAGGCAGTTGTGACATAAAAATCAGAATCGCCAAGGCATTTAAAAAACCGACCATAACGGAACGTGAAATAAAACTGATTAGATTCTGTAGGTTTAAATAACCCGCTAGAATTTGCAGAAGACCGGCTAATATGCCAGCGGCTAATAAATACTCCAGCCCATGATCCTTCACAAGATTTATCATTAACAATGCCGTAGCCGCGGTAGCGGCAGAAATCATACCTGGACGTCCACCTACAATTGCAATAACCACCGCAATCGTAAACGATGCATACAATCCCACTTTGGGATCAACGCCCGCAATAATCGAAAACGCTATCGCTTCCGGAATCAAGGCTAGCGCGACAACAATACCGGCCAAAATATCGCCACGTACATTGCCAAACCAGTCTTTTTTATTTTGTGATAACAACATTTTACCGCCCATCATTTGTTTATTTTTGTATATGCATTCGAGACCATTCTGGCCTATAAATTGAGAATCGATACTGAAACCAAGATAAAATTAAAGCAAAAGAAAGCTTTAAGGTATGTAAAAACGGATTGTATTCTAGCTGTATAAGCCTTAAATAACAACTACCAGGCCTGGTGCTGTGTTTACAACAGACATAAAAAAACCCAGCCGAAGCTGGGTTTTTATCTACTTACACCGTAAGCGTTGATTAGATCAACTTACCTGCGTAATCCGCGATACCTGGGTTATCGCTCACACCTTTCAATGTTGGGTGGTTAACTTTGTTTAGCTTCAAGTTACCTTTGTGGTTACGTAGGTAATCTGCTGCTACGTCCCACATCAAGCGACCTTCACCAACTTGGTCAACTTGCGCCCAACCAGCTACAGTATAAGTTTTGTTCGGCTCAACTGGGGTACCATCGTCCAACGTGATGTTGGTGATACGACGACCCAAAGTTTCGTTAGGATCACAAACATAATCCAAACCACCGATACGTGCCATATCACCACCTGATTGAAGGTAAGGATCAACCACAAATAGGTTTTCACAAATCCCTTCAAACACGTCTTTCAACTCAGCACCCGTCATTTCTGTACGATAGGTTTCACCATAGGTTAACGACGTTTCATCCATAACGCGTTCCATAGTGATCATTTCACCCTGGATAACTGAGGTACCCCAACGAACACCTGCAGACATGGCAATTTGAGTATCATGCTCTTCACGTAACGCGTTCACCAAAATCTGGTCCCACGTACCCATGAAGTTACCACGACGGTAAAGCGTATCTTCCGCTTCGCCAAACTCTTCGCTTAAGATTTCACCATAGGTTTTTCCTAAACGATCTTTATTGTTCTTGTACTTAGCGTTACGTGCTTCAACCACGTTTTCATCATATTTACGCTGATATAGATCAGAAATAAATTGATTAACACCTTTGTCGGCTTCTAATACATTCGAGAATACTGGCAACAAACGGTAATCGATACCTTTTAACTTGCCTTCTTGAATATCTAAATCCATTACACCAACAAACTTACCGTTAGAACCGGCGTTAGTTACATAACAAACACCGCCTTCTGGTGTTTTAACCTTAGTTGGGATCGGCATACCATCGTGAGTGTGACCACCGAAGATTGCATCGATACCGTTTACACGGCTAGCCATCTTAATGTCAACGTCCATACCGTTATGCGAAATCATGATAACCGCGGCTACTTTTTCGTTTGCACGAATGTGGTCAACCGTTTCTTGCAAGTCTTCTTCACGTAAGCCAAATGACCAGTTAGGGAAGTTAGCTTGTGGGTTTGCATTAGATAAACGTGGGAACGTCTGACCAACAACCGCAACACGCTCACCATTCACTTCTTTAATGGTGTAAGGCTTAAACGGACGTAGTTCATCTTCGTTATATAAACCAATACCGTATTTTTCAGTTACGTCATAATAGGCGTCACCAAATAAAGCGTCTTCACGAATACGCGTGTTTTGAGAAACATACTCACCTTTAAACGCTTGTAGGTTTCTCAGAACTTCGTGTTCTTCATAGGTAAATTCCCAGTGACCAGTCAAAATATCCATACCTAATAGGTTAGACGCTTCAACCATGTCCATACCACGTGTCCAAAGAGCGGTTGCTGAACCGTGCCACAAGTCACCACCATCCATGTAGATCGTATTTTGACGTCCACCAGCCTGGTCACGTAGCATGTCTAATAAAGTTTTTAGGTGGGCAAAACCACCCACTTTACCGTAACGAGCGGCCGCATCTTCGAAATCAAGGTAAGAAAAAGCATAAGACTCAGGTGTACCTTCTTTAAGACCGACGTTTTCTAGCAATGCTTTACCAACAATGTGTGGACGCTTACCATAAGCTGGGCCCACACCAAGGTTGACGTTTGGCTCACGGAAGTGAATTGGCTTTAACTGTGCGTGAGTATCGGTAGTGTGTAATAAACGAACTTTGCCTTTCATTGGCACGTTATACATGCTGGCATCACCAGACCATTCACCTGGTTTATCACCCATTGCACGAGCACCAGCTGGCAACATACCAGCGGCAGCGGCTACAGCCATTACGTGTAGAAATTCGCGACGATTTAAAGACATGAGGTCTCTCCGTTCTAATTAAAATTAAGCCCTAAAGCCGTTCAAAAAAGTCCAGCTAAGTTAACTAAATTGATGATTAAAGTCAAATTCAGCGCCCTTAGCTGCACAAGAATTATCTTATAGCTAATAAAGTTTTTTTTATAACGTCATTAAAAAATGCTTCGCAATTAAACCAATCAACCTACCCATTTACGCGCGTTTCTGAATAAACGCATCCAAGGCGCATCTTCAATCCAATCATCTGGACACCAGGAATGTTGCGCGGCTCGAAACACACGCTCAGGATGTGGCATCATAATCGTAACGCGACCGTCCTGAGTGGTTAAGCCAGTAATACCCTGTTCCGATCCATTCGGATTGAACGGATAGCGCTCAGTCGCTAAACCTTGTGCATTTACATAACGCAAACCAATCAAACCTTGTGCCGCTTCAGCTGATGCGTCACCAAAATCCACGCGGCCCTCACCGTGCGCGACCGCCACTGGAATGCGGCTGCCCGCCATGCCGGCTAATAATACCGACGGTGACTCGGTCACTTCGACCAGTGAGAGGCGCGCTTCAAACTGCTCAGAGCGGTTGCGTTTAAAGGCTGGCCAATGTTGCGCACCCGGAATAATGTCTTTTAAATTCGACATCATTTGACAACCGTTACACACACCCAAACTGAAGGTATCTTGGCGATTAAAGTAAGCTTCAAATTGATCGCGTGCGCGCGGGTTAAACAAAATGGAGTTT
The Thiomicrospira pelophila DSM 1534 genome window above contains:
- a CDS encoding SulP family inorganic anion transporter, with protein sequence MLLSQNKKDWFGNVRGDILAGIVVALALIPEAIAFSIIAGVDPKVGLYASFTIAVVIAIVGGRPGMISAATAATALLMINLVKDHGLEYLLAAGILAGLLQILAGYLNLQNLISFISRSVMVGFLNALAILIFMSQLPELTNVTWHVYALTAFGLALVYLFPYVPKIGSIIPSPLVVIIVLTAIVVAMGIDVRTIGDMGELPDTLPVFLLPDVPFNFETLWIILPYAVAIALVGLLESLMTAQVLDEMTDTDSDKKRECKGQGVANIASSFTGGMAGCAMIGQSVINVKSGGRGRLSTFTAGVVLLIMVVFLSDFLSVVPMAALVAVMIMVSIGTFSWSSIPEMRTNPLSATIVMLATVIITVWTHNLAFGVIAGVVLAALFMASKLNQFMYVSKSFDEATGTRVYSVVGQVFFNSADKFIRCFDFKEAVDKVTIDVHRAHFWDVSAVYALDKVVIKLRREGADVEVVGLNEASETLMDKYAVHNDPAKIEKVMGGH
- a CDS encoding 5'-nucleotidase C-terminal domain-containing protein, yielding MSLNRREFLHVMAVAAAAGMLPAGARAMGDKPGEWSGDASMYNVPMKGKVRLLHTTDTHAQLKPIHFREPNVNLGVGPAYGKRPHIVGKALLENVGLKEGTPESYAFSYLDFEDAAARYGKVGGFAHLKTLLDMLRDQAGGRQNTIYMDGGDLWHGSATALWTRGMDMVEASNLLGMDILTGHWEFTYEEHEVLRNLQAFKGEYVSQNTRIREDALFGDAYYDVTEKYGIGLYNEDELRPFKPYTIKEVNGERVAVVGQTFPRLSNANPQANFPNWSFGLREEDLQETVDHIRANEKVAAVIMISHNGMDVDIKMASRVNGIDAIFGGHTHDGMPIPTKVKTPEGGVCYVTNAGSNGKFVGVMDLDIQEGKLKGIDYRLLPVFSNVLEADKGVNQFISDLYQRKYDENVVEARNAKYKNNKDRLGKTYGEILSEEFGEAEDTLYRRGNFMGTWDQILVNALREEHDTQIAMSAGVRWGTSVIQGEMITMERVMDETSLTYGETYRTEMTGAELKDVFEGICENLFVVDPYLQSGGDMARIGGLDYVCDPNETLGRRITNITLDDGTPVEPNKTYTVAGWAQVDQVGEGRLMWDVAADYLRNHKGNLKLNKVNHPTLKGVSDNPGIADYAGKLI